The nucleotide sequence TTTAGTTCGGTAGGTAAAAATGAAATGATATTCTAGAAAATTCCCGCGTAAGCGCTATTGTTAATCCCGATGAGTGACGGATCAAAGTCTAGCTTATTTTTCAATAGAGAGGCATAAACGCTTCTAAAATCAATGTCATGAATGAGATCACCATCAGATAGGTTGGCGAGATTTGGATTCTTGCCCAGTACGCGACCGCGATTGTTGCCACCCACGATAAATACTGGCGCCGCTGTGCCGTGATCTGTACCGCTGCCATTATCCTTGACTCGACGACCAAACTCTGAAAAAATCACCAATGTGATGCGGTCCATAAGTCCGGCACTTTTCAAATCCTTGTAGAAGGAAAATACGGCATCGTTTACCTCAGTTAGTTTTCTCGCATGGGTTCCCAACTGATTGTTGTGCGTATCAAAACCACCCAAGGATGTGTAGTAGACCTTAGAATTCAACTCGCCTTTGATAAGCTGGGCAATCCATTTGAGCTGTACCGCAAGAGCAGATTTTGGATAACCATATTCTTGTCCGGCTTTTTTCAGTGCTTTCTGGATTTCCTTGCTTCCATCTTGAGTTCCTGCTGCTATAGTGCGTACAAAGTCTAGTGATGGATGACCAGATAGGTCCATTTCAGTTTGCAGGTTAGTCTTGAATCTGTTGACGTCTCGTACCGTGATGCTGTTGGGTTCAGATCCTTTTAAAGCGAGATTGTCGATGCGATCCACATTCATCCCAGCGGTTGGGATGATATCATCACACTGCACATCTAGATAACGTCCCAACCACCCATTGCGTAAATATTCACTGGACTTGCTGCCGGTTTGCCATATTTCCTGACTACGGAAATGTGATTTCACCGGTTCTGGATAACCTACATTTTGAAGAACCGTTAAATCACCAGCTTGCTGGATCGCCGCAAGGCCTTTCAATGCTGGGTGAAATCCCATTCCTTTATTTTTATTGATCACATCATCTGCAGATAGTTTTATGGTAGGACGATATTCCTGATATAAAGGATCCTCAAATGGCACATAAGTATTGAGCCCGTCGTTACCACCATCCAATTGTAGAAAAACTAAAGATTGCTCACCCATAGAAGCATATTTATGGGCAGCTGCCTTTAAAAAGTTGGGCAGCATCATGGCACCGCTGGATGCGGTAGCGGTCAAGGTCATAAAATTTCTTCTGTTCATGAGGCTGCCTTTTAAATCACCTGATATTCTGGTGTGGTGATGATGTATTCATAGGCTCGTAAAATTCCTAATTCTGAGCCTTCCTTATGGGGTTGGAAGTCATACTTCAATATTTCTTCTAAATCTGCCTGTATGGTAGGTGTCGTGATGGTTAAGGTCTGATCCAATAGGTACGCGATGATTTGCTTGTTGTTTTCCAATTCTTTTGGAATTTGTAAATCAGGCAATTCAGGATCTGTAGACCTGTTCATCACGTTGCGCTTGGAAATGCGTTCCCCAGAAATTAACATACGAGCGACTTGATTGCGTCTTAATAAAATGGAAGAGGTGATCCAGGAATTGCCGCCTTCCCAACCCTTAACATTCGGTTGATTATAAAGATCCATGGATTGATCGCGCAGGAATGTCACAATTTGTTTGGGTTCTATACGATCCTCAAGGTGCAGCTCCTGTATGGTTTGTAATGCAAAACGTAATGGATCCTTTACTTTGCTAGCGATGGGATTTTTATCGTATTCCGTTAGGAATATTTTCTCAAGAAGCGGTTGGATCTCAAAATCCTGCTCTCTAAAATAATCACCGTATTCCTTAATCAATGCTGTAGATGGATTGTCGTATACAAACCATTGGAGGATCTTTTCTGTAATAAGATAAGGAATGGCTTCTTGTTCAAAAATAATATCCACGATGGCATCGCTATCAAAAAAACCAGTTTTTCCTAAATAAGTGATCTCTTCATTTTCTCGCTGTCTGTTGCGGTAGTTACCTTTTTGATTACCATAAGTAAGTCCAGCTAGAGCTTTGGCACCACTTTTTACATCTGCTTCTGTGTAGTTGCCTATGCCTAGTGTGAAAAGTTCCAACAGTTCACGACTCAAATTTTCGTTATTGCTGCCCTTTCGGTTTTTATCATTGTCCAAATAGGAAATCACTGCGTTGGACTTAACCATCGTTTTGGTCAATTCCCTAAAGTTACCGAAGGCCTGTTCATACAGCGCTGTATAGTGTTCAAAAATCCATGGCGCTACCTTGACCTTCTGGTAAGTAGCCACATAATGATTGTGCCAGAAACACACCATGTTTTCGCGCAAAGGGAATTGGGCACCCTGCATGCGCTGTATCCAGTCAAGGCTTATACTGCGCAGGTTTTGCCGTTGTTCCCGTCGGGCTTCGGCTTTTTGTTCTGGAGATAATTGGTTCAGTTCC is from Nonlabens sp. YIK11 and encodes:
- a CDS encoding DUF1501 domain-containing protein, with product MNRRNFMTLTATASSGAMMLPNFLKAAAHKYASMGEQSLVFLQLDGGNDGLNTYVPFEDPLYQEYRPTIKLSADDVINKNKGMGFHPALKGLAAIQQAGDLTVLQNVGYPEPVKSHFRSQEIWQTGSKSSEYLRNGWLGRYLDVQCDDIIPTAGMNVDRIDNLALKGSEPNSITVRDVNRFKTNLQTEMDLSGHPSLDFVRTIAAGTQDGSKEIQKALKKAGQEYGYPKSALAVQLKWIAQLIKGELNSKVYYTSLGGFDTHNNQLGTHARKLTEVNDAVFSFYKDLKSAGLMDRITLVIFSEFGRRVKDNGSGTDHGTAAPVFIVGGNNRGRVLGKNPNLANLSDGDLIHDIDFRSVYASLLKNKLDFDPSLIGINNSAYAGIF
- a CDS encoding DUF1800 domain-containing protein; the protein is MNKQAIWSLRLGFSTAQQDLISDLGFAGYLAKSFAYNDPMDIPEFLEGQPMDFQSIRSRRRELNQLSPEQKAEARREQRQNLRSISLDWIQRMQGAQFPLRENMVCFWHNHYVATYQKVKVAPWIFEHYTALYEQAFGNFRELTKTMVKSNAVISYLDNDKNRKGSNNENLSRELLELFTLGIGNYTEADVKSGAKALAGLTYGNQKGNYRNRQRENEEITYLGKTGFFDSDAIVDIIFEQEAIPYLITEKILQWFVYDNPSTALIKEYGDYFREQDFEIQPLLEKIFLTEYDKNPIASKVKDPLRFALQTIQELHLEDRIEPKQIVTFLRDQSMDLYNQPNVKGWEGGNSWITSSILLRRNQVARMLISGERISKRNVMNRSTDPELPDLQIPKELENNKQIIAYLLDQTLTITTPTIQADLEEILKYDFQPHKEGSELGILRAYEYIITTPEYQVI